A section of the Methanocaldococcus sp. FS406-22 genome encodes:
- a CDS encoding mechanosensitive ion channel family protein: MEIFGNSIYNIAVFIVITLLGIFIGKIVDKIVRNYLKKIADKTKTKLDDIILESIDLPIIIIVVTVFFYFGLKFLILPDYIFKLANEAIKVVVILSATYFAVKFIDGIFEHYLIPLTEKTETELDEHIIKPLKKVVKILTILLGLLTALSSVGYDVTALLAGLGVGGLALALAMQDTIKNFIAGILILIDKPFSLGHWVKVENVEGIVEEIGIRSTRIRTFDYTLITIPNSELLDSAIENLTVRDRRRVLMTIGLTYDTPVEKIKKAKEIIKEIVENHPATLPPYRVHFMEYGDWSLNLRIEYFVRNMGFDYFLNAVDEINLKIKEEFEKKGIEMAFPTYTVYLEKDKNNN, encoded by the coding sequence ATGGAGATTTTTGGAAACAGTATATATAACATAGCTGTTTTTATTGTTATAACCCTGTTGGGTATTTTTATTGGAAAAATCGTAGATAAGATAGTTAGAAATTATCTTAAAAAAATTGCAGATAAAACAAAAACGAAACTCGATGATATAATACTGGAGTCTATTGATTTGCCAATTATTATAATAGTGGTAACAGTGTTTTTCTATTTTGGATTAAAGTTTTTAATTCTGCCTGACTATATATTTAAGTTAGCAAATGAAGCGATAAAGGTTGTTGTTATCTTATCAGCCACATATTTTGCAGTCAAATTTATTGATGGAATATTTGAACACTATCTAATTCCCCTAACTGAAAAGACAGAAACAGAGTTAGATGAACACATAATAAAGCCATTGAAAAAAGTTGTAAAAATATTAACAATACTTCTCGGTTTATTAACTGCTCTAAGTTCTGTTGGTTATGATGTCACTGCTTTATTGGCTGGTTTAGGGGTTGGTGGTTTGGCTTTAGCTTTAGCTATGCAAGACACCATAAAAAACTTCATTGCTGGGATTTTAATATTGATTGATAAACCCTTTAGCTTAGGACACTGGGTTAAAGTAGAGAACGTTGAGGGAATTGTTGAAGAAATTGGAATAAGAAGTACAAGAATTAGAACTTTTGATTATACCCTAATAACTATCCCAAACTCAGAATTGTTGGATTCAGCTATTGAAAATTTAACAGTTAGAGATAGGAGAAGAGTTTTAATGACTATTGGATTAACTTATGATACACCAGTAGAGAAAATTAAAAAAGCCAAAGAGATAATAAAAGAAATTGTTGAGAATCATCCAGCTACTCTCCCTCCGTATAGGGTTCATTTTATGGAATATGGAGATTGGTCTCTAAATTTGAGAATTGAATATTTTGTTAGAAATATGGGTTTTGATTACTTTTTAAATGCTGTTGATGAGATAAATTTAAAGATAAAAGAAGAATTTGAGAAGAAAGGAATAGAGATGGCATTTCCAACTTATACTGTTTATTTAGAAAAGGATAAAAATAATAATTAA
- a CDS encoding ATP-dependent DNA ligase, whose amino-acid sequence MLWKDVCEIFNKIEKTTKRLEKRDYFIKLIDMVKEKGKPEDLKKICYMAIGRVYPEYDERELGIGEKLLINAVTSIGINKDELLEKIKETGDIGLAIEQLKSKIKQASLFFQPLTVDEVYETLKRVGEIEGEGSQKKKLRLISSLFLRASPIECRYLARLILEDMRIGMNVPTILDSLSVYFNVPKEKLEKIYAITNDIGLLAEKLLMGDLESEDLKLKLFRPIKPMLAQLTPSIEEALLEMGRAQFETKYDGARVQIHKDGNKVKIYSRRLEDVTNALPEIVEAVKNINVDKLIVEGECVAIDKQTGKPRPFQDILRRFRRKYDIGKMMKEINLRVYLFDILYKDGVSFIDEEFEKRRKVLEEIVGYENDWRTERERIEKELKSDKIIDISYKLVTNDANEAKEFYNWSLSIGHEGVMIKNLKAPYTPGSRVRTMYKFKPTLESLDVVITKAKRGMGKRKDWYGSFEICVRDEEGNLYPIGHVGTGLTEADLEMLKEEIDKIVIRDLGEEVEVEPKIVIEVAYEEIQKSDKYPCGYALRFPRVVRFRFDKGVNDINTVEDVERIYEIQRGRK is encoded by the coding sequence ATGCTTTGGAAAGATGTATGTGAGATATTTAATAAAATTGAAAAAACAACAAAAAGGTTAGAAAAGAGAGACTATTTTATAAAATTAATTGACATGGTTAAAGAGAAAGGGAAGCCAGAGGATTTAAAAAAGATTTGTTACATGGCTATAGGGAGAGTTTATCCCGAATACGATGAGAGAGAGTTAGGAATTGGAGAAAAGCTTTTAATAAATGCAGTTACTTCCATAGGGATTAATAAAGATGAGTTATTAGAGAAAATTAAAGAGACAGGAGACATTGGGTTGGCTATAGAGCAATTAAAATCAAAGATTAAACAGGCATCTTTGTTTTTTCAACCATTGACTGTTGATGAAGTTTATGAAACTTTAAAGAGGGTTGGAGAGATAGAAGGAGAAGGTTCTCAAAAGAAAAAGTTGAGGTTAATAAGTAGTCTCTTTCTAAGAGCCTCACCAATAGAGTGTAGATATTTAGCAAGGTTAATTTTGGAAGATATGAGGATAGGAATGAATGTCCCAACTATATTAGATTCCCTTTCAGTTTATTTTAATGTTCCAAAGGAAAAATTGGAAAAGATATATGCAATAACCAATGATATTGGACTTTTAGCTGAAAAATTATTAATGGGGGATTTAGAAAGTGAGGATTTAAAATTAAAATTATTTAGACCAATAAAACCAATGTTGGCTCAGCTAACTCCTTCAATTGAAGAGGCATTACTGGAGATGGGTAGGGCTCAATTTGAAACAAAGTATGATGGAGCAAGAGTTCAAATACATAAGGATGGAAATAAAGTTAAGATTTATAGTAGGAGATTAGAGGATGTCACAAATGCCCTTCCAGAGATTGTTGAGGCAGTAAAAAATATTAATGTAGATAAGTTAATTGTTGAAGGAGAGTGTGTAGCTATAGATAAACAAACTGGAAAACCAAGACCATTTCAAGATATACTTAGAAGGTTTAGAAGAAAGTATGATATCGGAAAGATGATGAAAGAAATAAATTTAAGAGTTTATCTATTTGATATTCTTTATAAAGATGGAGTATCGTTTATAGATGAAGAGTTTGAAAAGAGAAGGAAAGTTTTAGAGGAAATTGTTGGTTATGAGAACGATTGGAGAACTGAAAGGGAAAGAATTGAAAAGGAGCTTAAATCAGATAAAATAATTGATATATCCTATAAATTGGTTACAAACGATGCTAATGAAGCAAAGGAGTTTTACAACTGGAGTTTATCCATTGGACATGAGGGAGTTATGATTAAAAATTTAAAAGCTCCTTACACCCCAGGGAGTAGGGTTAGAACTATGTATAAATTTAAACCAACGTTGGAGAGTTTGGATGTTGTTATAACAAAGGCAAAAAGAGGGATGGGGAAAAGAAAGGACTGGTATGGTTCATTTGAAATATGTGTTAGAGATGAGGAAGGCAATCTCTACCCTATTGGACATGTAGGGACTGGATTAACTGAGGCAGATTTGGAGATGTTAAAGGAGGAAATTGATAAAATAGTTATTAGAGATTTAGGTGAAGAGGTTGAGGTAGAGCCAAAAATAGTTATTGAAGTTGCTTATGAGGAGATACAGAAATCTGATAAATATCCTTGCGGTTATGCTTTAAGATTCCCAAGGGTTGTGAGGTTTAGGTTTGATAAAGGAGTTAATGATATAAATACTGTAGAAGATGTTGAAAGAATATACGAAATTCAGAGGGGAAGGAAATAA
- a CDS encoding Tfx family DNA-binding protein — translation MVEDSFLTETQIKVLKLRKKGLTQEEIAKMLGTSRANISMIEKRAKENIKKAYNTIKIYNRIMAPLSIEIEEGTDVLDIPDIVFKKADEEGIKVRYNTLELIELIKENASEFIEKRTVKKKFKIYILENGDLDVGGS, via the coding sequence ATGGTTGAGGACTCATTCTTAACAGAGACACAAATTAAAGTTTTAAAATTGAGGAAGAAAGGATTAACCCAAGAAGAGATAGCAAAAATGCTTGGAACAAGTAGAGCCAATATAAGCATGATTGAAAAAAGAGCAAAAGAAAATATAAAGAAGGCATATAATACGATAAAAATTTATAATAGGATAATGGCTCCACTATCTATTGAAATTGAAGAGGGGACTGACGTTTTAGATATTCCAGATATTGTATTTAAAAAAGCTGATGAAGAAGGTATAAAAGTAAGATACAATACTTTAGAACTCATTGAACTTATAAAAGAAAATGCCTCTGAATTTATAGAAAAAAGAACAGTTAAAAAGAAATTTAAAATATACATCCTTGAAAATGGGGACTTAGATGTTGGAGGGAGCTAA
- a CDS encoding protein-L-isoaspartate O-methyltransferase translates to MNLEEQKKAVIERLIREGYIKSKRVIDALLKVPREEFVPEHLKEYAYVDKPLEIGYGQTISAIHMVGMMSELLDLKPGMKVLEIGTGCGYHAAVTAEIVGEDGLVVSIERIPELAEKAERTLRKLGYDNVIVIVGDGTLGYEPLAPYDRIYTTAAGPKIPEPLIKQLKDGGKLLMPIGRYLQKLVLAEKRGNEIIVKDCGPVAFVPLIGREGFYG, encoded by the coding sequence ATGAACTTAGAAGAGCAAAAGAAAGCAGTAATTGAAAGATTAATTAGGGAGGGGTATATAAAAAGTAAAAGAGTGATTGATGCCCTATTAAAAGTTCCAAGGGAAGAGTTTGTTCCTGAACATTTAAAGGAATATGCCTATGTTGATAAACCATTAGAGATTGGTTATGGGCAGACAATTTCAGCCATACATATGGTTGGAATGATGAGCGAGCTTTTAGATTTAAAGCCAGGTATGAAAGTTTTGGAAATTGGAACTGGTTGTGGTTACCATGCGGCAGTAACTGCTGAGATTGTGGGGGAGGATGGTTTAGTTGTTAGCATTGAAAGAATTCCAGAATTGGCTGAAAAAGCAGAGAGAACTTTAAGAAAATTGGGATATGATAATGTTATTGTGATAGTGGGGGATGGAACTTTGGGATATGAGCCATTAGCCCCTTATGATAGAATATATACAACTGCAGCAGGTCCAAAAATTCCAGAACCATTAATAAAGCAATTAAAAGATGGGGGAAAACTATTAATGCCTATTGGTAGATACTTACAAAAATTAGTTTTAGCTGAAAAGAGAGGAAATGAAATAATAGTAAAGGACTGCGGACCTGTAGCATTTGTCCCTTTGATTGGTAGAGAAGGGTTTTATGGATAA